The following coding sequences lie in one Helicoverpa armigera isolate CAAS_96S chromosome 8, ASM3070526v1, whole genome shotgun sequence genomic window:
- the LOC110379211 gene encoding dnaJ homolog subfamily C member 28: MNKKALLTSTFKHVDHVALSYFGANLISARTVTSKATERKLKECCRVLKIPLDSKQDVVRQAFLDLAKKYHPDSGSPEADMDKFVEVENAFRTLTKHNTGVSNKEEVEQVVYDIRHTAPQHRQYLSYEGYGHGTIFQRQKQYTQARAQKAAINVMEHRIEKSMATEKTLMKKGQYSKKHDIKTKYGFDRLVEDLIQESMSKGEFENLSGKGKPLNNQNNNPYVDFTTHKLNEVLINNGFTPEWITLAKEIEQEIADLKKEIASDRSPLGPYPLTEEEYTKWQIIYKHNKELASSINMKIDKYNLIVPLLNKQKFHVEFDKICDDILKNGIHSVVKPKKAENINVVKNEYLNNDSGDLFGMFSKALSNLFTFKDFKKS, translated from the exons atgaataaaaaggCATTGCTGACTAGTACTTTCAAACACGTCGATCATGTGGCTTTATCTTACTTTGGTGCGAATCTTATCAGCGCGAGAACAGTAACTTCAAAAGCAACAGAAAGGAAGCTTAag GAATGCTGTCGTGTTCTAAAAATTCCTCTAGATTCCAAGCAAGATGTGGTCCGCCAAGCTTTCCTAGACCTTGCCAAGAAATACCACCCAGACTCAGGGTCACCGGAGGCAGATATGGACAAGTTCGTGGAGGTAGAGAATGCTTTCAGGACTCTCACTAAGCATAACACTGGAGTCAGCAATAAAGAGGAAGTGGAGCAAGTTGTTTATGATATAAgg CACACAGCACCACAACATCGCCAGTACCTGAGCTATGAAGGTTATGGCCATGGAACTATTTTCCAAAGACAAAAACAGTACACACAAGCTCGAGCCCAGAAAGCTGCCATTAACGTAATGGAACACCGCATTGAAAAATCTATGGCCACTGAAAAAACTCTCATGAAAAAAGGACAGTATTCAAAGAAACATGATATTAAAACGAAATATGGTTTTGATAGGCTTGTTGAGGATTTAATTCAGGAATCTATGTCTAAAGGAGAGTTTGAAAATCTAAGTGGCAAAGGAAAGCCCTTGaacaatcaaaacaataatccTTATGTTGATTTCACAACTCATAAGCTTAATGAG GTACTTATAAACAACGGCTTCACCCCTGAATGGATAACTCTAGCAAAAGAAATAGAACAAGAGATAGCTGACTTGAAAAAAGAAATTGCCTCAGACAGATCACCACTAGGACCATACCCGCTAACGGAAGAAGAATATACAAAATGGCAGATTATATACAAACATAACAAAGAATTAGCTTCgtcaataaatatgaaaatagataAATACAATCTTATAGTCCctttgttaaataaacagaagtTTCATGTagaatttgataaaatatgcgatgacattttgaaaaatggcATCCATTCTGTAGTCAAACCTAAAAAAGCTGAGAATATAAATGttgttaaaaatgaatatttaaataacgatAGTGGGGACTTGTTTGGGATGTTTTCTAAAGCGTTGAGTAACTTGTTTACTtttaaagactttaaaaaaagttaa